From the genome of Biomphalaria glabrata chromosome 17, xgBioGlab47.1, whole genome shotgun sequence, one region includes:
- the LOC129923561 gene encoding uncharacterized protein LOC129923561, whose product MAVSACMMKYVALGRCSNFRNKNVVQSQSNLEDSLDVSPICSNSKAQTISFTHQKYIVNSCVIVKYGEIFYPGVVIEVLDDQRRNNFLKRHRNKRNIFVYPEVQDIQLVYADMIVTEVMLIPMAIV is encoded by the exons ATGGCAGTCAGTGCCTGCATGATGAAATATGTGGCTCTTGGAAGGTGTTCAAACTTCAGAAACAAAAATG tagTGCAATCTCAGTCAAATCTTGAAGACTCTTTGGATGTCAGTCCCATATGCTCAAATTCAAAG GCCCAAACAATTTCCTTCACTCATCAAAAGTACATTGTAAATAGCTGTGTGATTGTCAAGTATGGGGAAATATTCTATCCAG GAGTTGTGATAGAAGTCCTGGATGATCAGcgcagaaataattttttaaaaaggcacagaaataaaagaaatatatttgtatatccAGAAGTGCAGGACATACAGTTAGTGTATGCAGACATGATTGTTACTGAAGTGATGTTGATACCAATGGCAATAGTTTGA